The genomic window CCGCGGTCGATGCCGAAGCTGTGGCTGCCGATGTGGCGCATGGTGCGGGTGTCGAAGATCTCGATCGAGCTCTCCATGGGCCAGCCCGGGTAGTTCGAGTGGGCGGCGTAGAGCCTGTCGCCGATCACGGCTCCGCTGTCGAAGTGCACGAACGGGCCGTCCTCGCGCCCGGCGAACTGGAGCAGCGGCTTGCCGGTGGCGCGGTCGTGCTTGGTGATGGTGCTGTCGCTGACAGCGTAGAAGTACTTCCGGTCGACGGCGACGCCCTGGCGCGCGTCGAAGGCGTCGTACGACGTGGTGGCCGCGGCTTCGAAGCCGGGGACCTCCGCGACGGCGGGCTGGGCGGCCGCCTGCTGCACGGGGGCCGCCGGGGCGGAGGCCGGGACCGACGCCTGGGCGGAGCCCAGGGCGGCGACGCTCAGCGCGAACGCGGCGGCGGCCGCGGCCAGCACGGCGGGGGTCTTGGCGCGCCGGATGCGCGCTGCGGGGGTGAGGCGGTTGTCCATGGTCAGCCTTCTCGGGAGGTGCGGTTGCCGACGCATCAGCCTCCGTCCTCTCCCGTCCGTCCCGGCGAACGTTGCTCGTCGCACCTGTGAAACACCCGTGAACAGGACGCCGGTGCGCCTCCCGGACTGAAACGATGCACCACTTGCCCCTCTGAGGTGCCGTCACGGCGCTTGTCCTGACACGACGGAGGGGTCCCGCGACCGACCTGAATCGTTCAACCTGCGGTCACACCTGGTTGCCCCGGCCTGGAGAGCGTGACGGAGCCCCCCATCCGTCGATTGGTCTGGAGCTCTCCGTGACTGATTCCCTTTCCCGGCGCCGTCTGCTCGGTGCCGCCGCCGTCGCTGCCGCGAGCGTCGGCCTCGGCGCCCCCGCCGCGGCGGCCGCCACGACCGGCACCTCGACCGCGTACACGTCCGCCCGACCGCCCCTCCCCTCGGGCCTGTTCACGCTCGGCGTCGCCTCCGGCGACCCGCTGCCGACGTCCACCGTGCTGTGGACCCGGCTCGCGCCGGACCCGATCGCCGGGGGCGGCATGCCCGAGCGGGCCGTCGAGGTGCAGTGGGAGGTCGCGACCGACGAGCGGTTCCGCCGCGTGGTGCGCCGGGGCAGCGAGTACGCGCGGCCGGAGTTCGGGCACAGCGTCCACGTCGACCCGCAGGGGCTGCGTCCGGACACCGAGTACTTCTACCGCTTCCGGGCCGCCGGCACCGGTGGCGAGATATCGCCGGTCGGCCGCACCCGTACGGCGCCCGCCCCCGGCGCCCGCGCCGGCTCGCTGCGCTTCGCCTTCGCCTCCTGCCAGAACTTCTCGGCGGGCTACTTCCACCTCTACCGCGACCTCGTCCAGCAGGACGTCGCGTTCGTCGCCTTCCTCGGCGACTACATCTACGAGTCGGCTCCCGTCGCCACCTCGCTCCGCGTCCACGAGGGCACCGGCGAGCCGTACTCGCTGCTCAACTACCGCAACCGGTACGCCCAGTACCGCACCGACCCCGATCTCCAGGCCGGGCACGCCGCCGCGCCGTGGATCGTCACGCTCGACGACCACGAGATCGACAACAACTGGGCCGACGACATCCCGCAGGACCCCGGCAGCCAGACGCCGGAAGCCTTCCGCGCCCGGCGTATCGCCGCGTTCCAGGCCTGGTACGAGCACATGCCCGTGCGCCGTTCCTCCCGGCCCAACGGCCCCGACATGCAGATCTTCCGCCGCTTCGACTTCGGCGACCTCGCCCGCGTGCACGTGCTGGACACCCGCCAGTACCGCAGCGACCAGGTCGCCACGATCGCCGAGGCCGAGGACCCCTCGCGCACCATGCTCGGCGAGCAGCAGGAGAAGTGGCTCGACGCCGGGCTGCTGAGCGGCCCGCAGAAGTGGAACCTGCTCGCCAACCAGACGCAGGTCGCCACCAACGACCGCACCGCGGGCGAGGCCGACTCCTTCGACCTCGACAACTGGGACGGGTACCGCGCCAGCCGCCGCAAGCTGATGGACACCTTCGCCTCGCCCCGCGTGGCCAACCCGGTCGTGCTGACCGGCGACCGCCACTCCACGTTCATCATGAACCTGGAGCGCAACCCCGAGCAGCAGGGCACCGCGGTCGTCGGCGCCGAGCTGTGCGGCACCTCGATCACCTCGGGCGGCGACATCCCGCCGTCCTCGCAGCAGCAGTTCCACACCACGTACGACCCGATCGCCGCCGAGTCGCCGCACTGGCGCTACTGGGACAACCGGCGCGGCTACATCCTCTGCGACGTCAGCCGCGACCGCATGGAGTCCACGCTGCGCTCCACGGAGGTCGTGACCAAGCAGGAGGGCCCTCCGGTCACCCCCGCCGCGCGCTTCGTGACCGAGTCCGGGCGCCGTGGCGTGACGGTGGCCTGACCCTGGTCGTCACGACCGTGGTCCGACCCTCACGACCGTGGTCGGAGGCGACGCGCCCGCGCACCGTGCCGGCGCGTCGCCTCCGCTGCCCCAGTGGCGCGTCCAGCGTCGGGTTCCGTCACGCCGCGCCCTGGAGCAGCGAGGCGAGCAGCTCCATCTCCTGCTGCGAGAGCCGCAGCGCACCGGCCGCCACGTTCTCCGCCAGATGGTCCGGATTGCCGGTGCCGGGAATGGCCAGGACGTGGGGACCGCGTTGGAGGGTCCAGGCCAGGCGGATCTGGGCGGGGGTCGCGCCGTGGGCCCGGGCGACGGCGAGGACTTCCTCGCTGTCGTCGGCGGCCGCGCCCGCTTCGCGGCCTTCGCCCGCGATGGCGAAGAACGGCACGAAGGCGATGCCCTGCTCGCCGCAGGCGTGCAGGAAGTCGTCGTCCTCGCGGCCGGCGCCGAGGCCGTAGCGGTTCTGGACGCAGACCACCGGAGCGACGGCCCTGGCCTCGGCGAGCTGCTCGGGCGTGACGTTGGAGACCCCGAGGTGGCGGACGAGGCCGGCGTCGCGGACCTCGGCCAGCGCGGCGAAGTGCTCGGCGATCGAACCGGAGCCGTTCTTGGCGCGGAAGTTCACCAGGTCGAGGTGGTCGCGGCCGAGCTGGCGCAGGTTCTCCTCGACCTGGCCGCGCAGTTGGTCCGGCCGGGCCCACAGCCACGTACCCGAGGGGTCGCGGCCCGGACCGACCTTGGTGGCGATGACCAGGTCGTCGGGGTACGGCGCCAGGGCCCGGTTGATGAGTTCGTTGGCGGAGCGCAGCGACGAGAAGTAGAAGGCGGCCGTGTCGATGTGGTTGACGCCGAGTTCGTCGACCGCGCGGCGCAGCACGCCGATCGAGCGGTCGCGGTCGCTCGGGGCGCCGAGGTCGAAGGCGGCGCTGCCCGTCAGGCGCATCGCCCCGAAGCCCATCCGGTTGACGGTCAGGTCGCCGAGTTCCCAGGTGCCCGCGGCCGCGGCGGTGATCTTCTCCGAGGTCATCGCCGGAGTCTCCCACAGGGCAGCGGGAGTGTCCGCTGCCGGTCTCAGCCGATCCGCCGGTACCGCCGCTCAGGCCGCCCGGTCCCCCCGTACCGGAGTGTGACCTCCGCGCGTCCGGTCTCCGCGAAGTACTCCAGGTAGCGGCGGGCGCTGACCCGGGAGAGGGAGCCGGCCTCGGCGCACTCGGTGGCGGACAGCCCCTCCGGGTGGGCGCGGAGGATGCGGTCGACGAGGTCGGCGGTGTGGGCGGCGAGGCCCTTAGGCAGCTCGCGGGAGCCGGGCGGGCGGGTGCCGAAGAGCTGGTCGACGTCCTCCTGGCGGGCCTCGTCGAGGCCGTCGAGGCGGGCCCGCATCGAGGCCACGTGGCGCAGCTGTTCCTGGAGCGCGGCCTGGCTGAAGGGCTTGATCAGGTAGTGCAGGGCTCCCGCGCGCAGGGCGGAGCGGATCGTGCCCGCGTCGCGTGCGGCCGTGATGAAGATGACGTCGGCCGGCTGCCGATCCGCGTCGCGCTGCTCCGCGGCACGAAGTTCGCGCAGCACACCGAGCCCGTCCATATCGGGCAGATACACGTCGAGCAGCACCAGATCGGGACGGAGCCGCTCCGCGGCGCGCAGCGCTTCGGCGCCGCTGTGGGCCACGCCGACGACCGTGAATCCGGCCATGGCGGACACGTAGCGGCTGTGCAGCTTGGCGACCATGAAGTCGTCGTCCACCACCAGAACCCTTGTCACGCGGCCACGCTATGCGGCGACCACAACGACCACAACGTCCGTTGATTCCGGAAGAGAGACAGCTTCTTAACACGCAGGCAACATGTGGGCCACCTCACTCGTCCCCCATTCCCCGGCTCAGCCCGAAAGCTCGAAGCCCGAATGCTCGAAAGGCGGCTCACGTGCGACTGCGCACCCCCATCGCCCTGCTCGGGGCGGCGCTGCTGGTGCTCGTGGGGCCGCCGCTGCTCACCCCGGGCAGCGGCGCCGACACCGGCACGCAGATCCCCGGCCTGCGCTTCATGGTCCCCAACACTCCCGGCGGCGGATACGACATCACCGCCCGCACCGCGGCCAAGAACGCCGAGGACGCGGGGCTCACCCACAACGTCGAGGTGTTCAACCTCCCCGGTGCGGGCGGCACCGTCGGTCTCGCCCGGCTCGTCGGCGAGCACGGCAACGGCCGTCTCGCGATGTCCATGGGCCTCGGGGTCGTCGGCGCCGTCCACACCAACAAGTCCCCGAAGACCCTCGCCGACACCACCCCCATCGCCCGGCTCACGGAGGAGCAGGACATCGTGGTGGTCGCGAAGGACTCCCCGTACCGGACCATCGAGGACCTGCTCGCGGCCTGGAAGAAGAACCCGGGCAAGCTGCCCGTCGGCGGCGGCTCGTCGCCCGGCGGGCCCGACCACCTCGCCCCCATGCTCATGGCGCAGGCGGCCGGCATCGCCCCGAAGTCCGTCAACTACGTCCCCTTCGACGGAGGCGGCGAGCTGCTCGCCTCGATCCTCGGCAACAAGGTCGCCTTCGGCGTCTCGGGCGTCGGCGAGTACCTCGACCAGATCGAGTCCGGGGAGCTGCGGCTGCTCGCCGTGACCGGACCGGAGCGGGTGCCGGGGCTCGACGCGCCCACCCTCCGCGAAGCCGGGCTCGACACGGACTTCACCAACTGGCGCGGCGTCGTCGCCCCGCCCGGCCTCTCCGACGCCGAACGCGACAAGCTCGTCGGCCTCGTCGAGAAGCTGCACGACTCGAAGCAGTGGCGGGACTCGATGAAGAAGAACGGCTGGAACGACGCCTTCCTGACCGGGGACGCGTTCGGCGACTTCCTCGACGGCGAGGACCGGCGTGTCGATTCCGTACTGAAGGAGCTGGGGCTGTGAGCACTCCCACCACGGTGGACACCCCCACCACGCCCGAGGAGCCCCGTCGCGCCGGCTGGCTGCGCGAGCACTCCGAACTCGGCGTCAGCGTCCTGCTGTTCCTCATCGGCGTACTCGTCCTGACCGACGCGCTGACCATGGACGTCGACATCGCCCAGCGCGGCCCGATCGGCCCGACGACCGTCCCCCTCGTCGTCGGCGCCGGACTGCTCATCGTGGCCGTGCTGCTGGCGGTCGACGTCCTGCGCGGCGGCCGCGGCGAGGCGGAGGGCGGCGAGGACATCGACCTGTCCGAGCCCGGAGACTGGCGTACGGTCCTCCTTCTCACCGGGGTCTTCCTCGGCAACGCCGTCCTCATCGGCCCTCTCGGCTTCCCGGTCTCCGGGGCGCTGCTCTTCTGGGGCTCGGCGTACGCGCTGGGCAGCCGGCACCACCACCGCGACCCGCTGATCGCCGCCGTGCTCTCCGTCATCACCTTCTACGTCTTCAACAACCTGCTCGGGGTTCCGCTGCCCGGCGGCCCGCTGATGGGGGTGCTCTAGCCGATGGACTCGCTCAACTCCCTTCTCGACGGCTTCGGGACCGCGCTGACCCCGCTCAACCTGCTCTGGGCGGCGCTCGGTGTGCTGCTCGGCACGGCGATCGGCGTCCTGCCCGGCATCGGCCCGGCGATGGCGGTGGCACTGCTGCTGCCCGTGACGTACGGGCTCGAACCGACCGGCGCCTTCATCATGTTCGCGGGCATCTACTACGGCGCGATGTTCGGCGGCTCCACCACCTCCATCCTGCTCAACACGCCCGGTGAGAGCGCCGCCGTCGTCGCTGCGATGGAGGGCAACCCGATGGCGAAGGCGGGCCGCGGGGCCCAGGCGCTCGCGGCTGCCGCCGTCGGCCACTTCGCGGGCGGCATGATCGGCACGATCCTGCTGGTCGCGCTCGCCCCGACGGTCGCCGCGCTCGCGGTGGACATCGGCGCGCCCGACTACTTCGCCATCATGGTGCTGGCCTTCATCGCCGTGACGTCCGTGCTCGGCTCGTCCCGGATCCGCGGACTCGCCTCGCTGCTCATCGGGCTGACGCTGGGTCTGGTGGGCCTCGACCAGATGACCGGGCAGCAGCGGCTCACCTTCGGCTCGCTCCAGCTCGCCGACGGCATCGACATCGTCATCGTCGCGGTCGGGCTCTTCGCGATCGGTGAGGCGCTGTGGGTCGCGGCCCATCTGCGGC from Streptomyces formicae includes these protein-coding regions:
- a CDS encoding alkaline phosphatase D family protein gives rise to the protein MTDSLSRRRLLGAAAVAAASVGLGAPAAAAATTGTSTAYTSARPPLPSGLFTLGVASGDPLPTSTVLWTRLAPDPIAGGGMPERAVEVQWEVATDERFRRVVRRGSEYARPEFGHSVHVDPQGLRPDTEYFYRFRAAGTGGEISPVGRTRTAPAPGARAGSLRFAFASCQNFSAGYFHLYRDLVQQDVAFVAFLGDYIYESAPVATSLRVHEGTGEPYSLLNYRNRYAQYRTDPDLQAGHAAAPWIVTLDDHEIDNNWADDIPQDPGSQTPEAFRARRIAAFQAWYEHMPVRRSSRPNGPDMQIFRRFDFGDLARVHVLDTRQYRSDQVATIAEAEDPSRTMLGEQQEKWLDAGLLSGPQKWNLLANQTQVATNDRTAGEADSFDLDNWDGYRASRRKLMDTFASPRVANPVVLTGDRHSTFIMNLERNPEQQGTAVVGAELCGTSITSGGDIPPSSQQQFHTTYDPIAAESPHWRYWDNRRGYILCDVSRDRMESTLRSTEVVTKQEGPPVTPAARFVTESGRRGVTVA
- a CDS encoding oxidoreductase, encoding MTSEKITAAAAGTWELGDLTVNRMGFGAMRLTGSAAFDLGAPSDRDRSIGVLRRAVDELGVNHIDTAAFYFSSLRSANELINRALAPYPDDLVIATKVGPGRDPSGTWLWARPDQLRGQVEENLRQLGRDHLDLVNFRAKNGSGSIAEHFAALAEVRDAGLVRHLGVSNVTPEQLAEARAVAPVVCVQNRYGLGAGREDDDFLHACGEQGIAFVPFFAIAGEGREAGAAADDSEEVLAVARAHGATPAQIRLAWTLQRGPHVLAIPGTGNPDHLAENVAAGALRLSQQEMELLASLLQGAA
- a CDS encoding response regulator; translated protein: MTRVLVVDDDFMVAKLHSRYVSAMAGFTVVGVAHSGAEALRAAERLRPDLVLLDVYLPDMDGLGVLRELRAAEQRDADRQPADVIFITAARDAGTIRSALRAGALHYLIKPFSQAALQEQLRHVASMRARLDGLDEARQEDVDQLFGTRPPGSRELPKGLAAHTADLVDRILRAHPEGLSATECAEAGSLSRVSARRYLEYFAETGRAEVTLRYGGTGRPERRYRRIG
- a CDS encoding Bug family tripartite tricarboxylate transporter substrate binding protein, with the translated sequence MRLRTPIALLGAALLVLVGPPLLTPGSGADTGTQIPGLRFMVPNTPGGGYDITARTAAKNAEDAGLTHNVEVFNLPGAGGTVGLARLVGEHGNGRLAMSMGLGVVGAVHTNKSPKTLADTTPIARLTEEQDIVVVAKDSPYRTIEDLLAAWKKNPGKLPVGGGSSPGGPDHLAPMLMAQAAGIAPKSVNYVPFDGGGELLASILGNKVAFGVSGVGEYLDQIESGELRLLAVTGPERVPGLDAPTLREAGLDTDFTNWRGVVAPPGLSDAERDKLVGLVEKLHDSKQWRDSMKKNGWNDAFLTGDAFGDFLDGEDRRVDSVLKELGL
- a CDS encoding tripartite tricarboxylate transporter TctB family protein, yielding MSTPTTVDTPTTPEEPRRAGWLREHSELGVSVLLFLIGVLVLTDALTMDVDIAQRGPIGPTTVPLVVGAGLLIVAVLLAVDVLRGGRGEAEGGEDIDLSEPGDWRTVLLLTGVFLGNAVLIGPLGFPVSGALLFWGSAYALGSRHHHRDPLIAAVLSVITFYVFNNLLGVPLPGGPLMGVL